The proteins below come from a single Gordonia pseudamarae genomic window:
- the cas1 gene encoding CRISPR-associated endonuclease Cas1, with product MPPTSLRQRAIAPDQLMAAWRRILSKPGDRPSEKVQRFVDDGKLDILASELAAGTYEPVSLTLFDVPKKDGTTRELNVPALRDRIAERAILDVVSPYVDPHLGPASYAYREGLGVVDAVAAVVGLRDEGLHWVLHADIDDCFNTIPRDTAVRRLKALLPDDSLDPLIDLLTHRLVATRRGLKETRGVPQGTALSPMLANLILVDLDDALLDRGLPVVRYADDFVVLGVSRDTVLEAARVATDALEGIGMSLGEDKTEVMNFDDGFCFLGEDFGSRYPPSTDSHRVEVPTRRILYCGRQGSRVFTKNGRVVVESKDNTTLADVPKNLVSRIVCFGAVSLAAGTRSWTLDEGTDVVFLSRRGNYQGQQLAAADGSRVARLCAQLKFVSDPALTLPVARRIVDAKISHQITLLQRFTRPEDAESVESALRTAREMRRMLVDASTVDEVFGLEGAAAGAYFKAYGQLLPDDLAFTVRSRRPPMDVANSALGYGYAILVSECVSALVAAGLDPNIGVLHKASGRRPGLALDLMEEFRPLIIDQVVLTAARQFALTAEHGSAITGERGIYLTKAGKSSLVRAYERRMLQVTAGAIPGFRGSWRRHLYRQAKLLMRTVMNPDEQWTGLSWR from the coding sequence ATGCCGCCCACGTCTCTACGACAACGCGCGATCGCCCCTGACCAGTTAATGGCGGCGTGGCGGCGCATTCTGAGCAAACCCGGCGACAGGCCATCTGAGAAGGTGCAACGTTTCGTCGACGACGGCAAACTCGACATCCTCGCGTCCGAACTGGCCGCCGGAACGTACGAGCCGGTCTCGTTGACCCTGTTCGACGTCCCGAAAAAGGACGGGACCACCCGGGAACTGAATGTGCCGGCCCTGCGTGACCGGATCGCCGAACGTGCAATCCTCGACGTGGTCTCCCCATATGTCGATCCTCATCTGGGTCCGGCGTCGTACGCGTACCGGGAGGGGCTCGGTGTGGTGGACGCTGTTGCCGCTGTTGTCGGCCTGCGCGACGAAGGTCTCCACTGGGTGTTGCACGCCGACATCGACGACTGTTTCAACACCATTCCCCGTGACACGGCCGTCCGCCGGCTCAAAGCGCTACTGCCCGATGATTCACTCGACCCGCTGATCGATTTGCTCACTCATCGGCTCGTCGCCACCCGACGCGGCCTCAAGGAAACGCGCGGTGTTCCGCAGGGCACCGCACTCTCACCGATGCTCGCGAACCTGATACTCGTCGATCTCGACGACGCGCTGCTCGACAGGGGCCTACCGGTGGTCCGCTATGCCGATGACTTCGTTGTTCTCGGCGTTTCCCGCGACACGGTGCTGGAGGCGGCACGGGTCGCGACCGACGCATTGGAGGGGATCGGCATGTCGCTTGGTGAGGACAAAACCGAAGTGATGAACTTCGATGACGGATTCTGCTTTCTGGGCGAGGATTTCGGTAGCCGATACCCTCCGAGTACCGACAGCCACCGGGTGGAGGTACCGACAAGGCGCATACTGTATTGCGGCCGCCAAGGCAGTCGTGTGTTCACCAAGAATGGGCGCGTCGTCGTAGAGTCCAAGGACAACACCACGTTGGCGGACGTTCCAAAAAATCTTGTGTCACGGATAGTGTGCTTCGGAGCTGTCAGTCTTGCAGCCGGAACGCGGTCGTGGACTCTCGATGAGGGCACCGACGTGGTGTTTCTGTCACGGCGCGGAAACTATCAGGGGCAGCAACTCGCCGCGGCCGACGGCAGTCGCGTCGCTCGGCTGTGCGCACAGTTGAAGTTCGTCTCCGATCCCGCTCTGACTTTACCTGTCGCCCGTCGTATCGTCGACGCCAAGATCAGCCACCAGATCACCCTGTTGCAGCGGTTCACCCGACCCGAAGATGCGGAATCGGTCGAATCAGCGTTGCGGACCGCGCGGGAGATGCGGCGAATGCTGGTCGACGCGTCCACCGTCGACGAGGTTTTCGGTCTCGAAGGCGCGGCTGCCGGCGCCTACTTCAAGGCGTACGGGCAACTGCTACCCGATGACCTGGCATTCACGGTGCGTAGCCGCCGGCCACCGATGGATGTCGCGAACTCGGCGCTGGGGTACGGCTACGCCATACTGGTATCCGAATGCGTTTCGGCGCTCGTCGCAGCCGGTCTCGACCCCAACATCGGGGTGCTGCACAAGGCCAGTGGCCGCCGTCCCGGCCTGGCACTGGACCTGATGGAAGAATTTCGGCCCCTCATCATCGATCAGGTGGTGCTTACCGCCGCACGGCAGTTCGCGCTGACCGCCGAACACGGCTCGGCCATCACCGGTGAACGGGGTATTTACCTGACGAAGGCGGGAAAGAGCTCACTCGTACGCGCTTACGAACGGCGAATGCTGCAGGTCACAGCAGGAGCAATCCCAGGCTTCCGGGGCAGTTGGCGCCGGCACCTGTATCGGCAGGCGAAACTGCTGATGCGAACAGTCATGAACCCCGACGAGCAGTGGACCGGCCTGTCGTGGCGGTAA
- a CDS encoding TIGR03986 family type III CRISPR-associated RAMP protein: MSGTSDFPQRSATEETPMVEIPNPPTRPAPGNNNNQFVNPYNFVSTPTRNLAGQFGDGPSASHGTVTPGTYSARIPVRLTTKSPLLLPDHPSAVRQEGEPATLSTRTDPAGTPILTGSTIKGVLRASYEAITNSRYGVFDSRHELPGAIRALPNEALGLRPAVVIRGSNGLMAMTVKSLVPLGEDGNPYPDITPQPAAWLPISKGRSFAQRIHRAAWTLDKMPVVAWIHLQRHTNPNFYMWRVSNLASDFDALPEYPDPPPQAHLNEGFEAVRVRGYIHWTGGTFDGKNDERLVVTKVFEEDHAFARVDLDPKTISSDNVREWKATIDSYARANEHRSEEAQQGLASYILRKDQWKLEVGRTLHARVERDRITQVTPAMVGRSVFGNSPHDLTAANHLPAQTLGELSPADRVFGWVADGREERSAAAVKGHLRIAPPRVTHCPAGGAVEHIPGGPLPLTVLNGPKSSQYRFYTSAADNAPIGSGPRRGVNGFRDTDKLRGRKFYLPHRDVIGEAQRVNDYWRSRTPQQRVQVQGRHRYPEHVAVEGTPANVSVSVTDWVAIGVQFATEIIVDNLTATELGALLWLLALPEDAVYTVGMGRPLGFGATRIEAIWERVRIEGPDDITERYRSLTRAATQLDAAPDSGATAQDLINDFDRLLFADQDLRAVRTEFLNAVIGYRGFPVHYPRVRTGNTTPPRNNGYEWWTNNETPTNRKALKRMHTNQQAPTLPYL, translated from the coding sequence ATGTCCGGTACATCGGACTTTCCGCAACGATCAGCGACGGAGGAAACACCCATGGTTGAGATCCCCAACCCTCCGACCCGACCGGCCCCTGGCAACAACAACAATCAATTCGTCAACCCGTACAACTTTGTCTCAACCCCGACACGAAACCTCGCAGGCCAGTTCGGGGATGGACCGTCGGCATCTCACGGCACTGTCACTCCCGGCACGTACTCCGCCCGCATACCCGTCAGACTGACCACCAAGAGCCCCTTGCTCCTACCGGATCATCCCAGTGCCGTCCGGCAGGAAGGGGAACCGGCTACGTTGTCGACGCGCACCGACCCGGCGGGCACACCTATCCTCACCGGCTCTACAATCAAAGGCGTTCTGCGCGCATCCTATGAGGCTATCACCAATTCCAGGTACGGCGTCTTTGATAGCCGACATGAACTACCCGGTGCTATCCGGGCGTTGCCCAACGAGGCGCTGGGGCTGAGACCCGCCGTAGTCATACGTGGTTCCAACGGACTGATGGCAATGACGGTCAAGTCGTTGGTCCCACTCGGTGAGGATGGAAATCCCTATCCTGACATCACTCCTCAGCCCGCGGCATGGCTGCCAATCAGCAAAGGCCGATCATTTGCGCAGCGAATCCACCGTGCCGCATGGACGTTGGACAAGATGCCTGTCGTCGCCTGGATTCACCTGCAAAGGCACACGAACCCGAATTTTTACATGTGGCGTGTGAGCAATCTGGCCTCCGACTTCGATGCCCTGCCGGAATATCCGGACCCACCACCGCAGGCGCATCTGAACGAGGGCTTCGAAGCTGTCCGCGTTCGCGGCTACATACATTGGACCGGTGGCACCTTTGATGGAAAAAATGACGAACGACTGGTTGTCACAAAGGTATTCGAGGAAGACCATGCCTTCGCACGGGTCGACTTGGACCCGAAGACCATCAGCTCCGATAATGTTCGTGAATGGAAAGCAACAATTGACTCGTACGCACGTGCGAACGAGCATCGTTCCGAGGAGGCACAACAGGGCCTCGCCTCGTATATTCTGCGCAAAGACCAATGGAAGCTCGAGGTCGGCAGAACTCTGCATGCACGCGTCGAACGAGACCGGATCACCCAGGTGACGCCGGCGATGGTGGGACGTTCTGTTTTCGGAAATTCCCCACACGATCTCACTGCCGCAAATCATCTACCTGCCCAGACGCTCGGTGAATTATCGCCGGCCGACCGTGTTTTCGGCTGGGTTGCCGATGGTCGCGAGGAGCGGAGTGCGGCAGCAGTCAAAGGGCATCTGCGTATCGCACCGCCGCGTGTCACCCACTGCCCCGCCGGCGGTGCTGTCGAACACATCCCCGGTGGCCCGCTGCCGTTGACGGTTCTCAACGGGCCGAAGTCAAGTCAATACCGCTTCTACACCTCCGCCGCCGACAATGCGCCAATTGGAAGCGGTCCCCGCCGAGGTGTGAACGGATTCCGCGATACTGACAAGTTGCGTGGTCGCAAGTTCTACCTGCCCCATCGCGATGTGATCGGCGAAGCGCAGCGGGTGAATGACTACTGGCGCAGCAGGACGCCACAACAGAGGGTGCAGGTGCAAGGCCGCCATCGTTACCCAGAACATGTGGCGGTGGAGGGAACTCCGGCAAATGTCTCGGTATCGGTCACCGATTGGGTGGCGATCGGAGTCCAGTTCGCGACCGAGATCATTGTTGACAATCTCACCGCCACAGAACTGGGTGCGCTGCTGTGGCTGCTGGCGTTACCAGAGGACGCCGTGTACACGGTCGGGATGGGTCGGCCCCTCGGTTTCGGGGCGACCCGCATCGAGGCCATATGGGAACGTGTCCGCATCGAGGGCCCCGACGATATCACCGAACGCTATCGCTCACTGACGCGGGCGGCAACTCAGCTCGACGCCGCTCCCGACAGTGGCGCCACCGCGCAGGACCTCATCAATGATTTCGATCGCCTGCTGTTCGCGGACCAAGATTTGCGCGCAGTTCGGACCGAGTTCCTCAATGCCGTGATCGGTTACCGTGGCTTCCCTGTTCATTACCCGCGCGTTCGCACAGGAAATACCACACCACCCCGCAACAATGGCTACGAATGGTGGACAAATAATGAGACGCCGACCAACCGGAAGGCGTTGAAACGCATGCACACGAACCAGCAAGCACCGACGCTTCCCTACCTATAA
- a CDS encoding CHAT domain-containing tetratricopeptide repeat protein has product MTTDDTLLIRAFDAGDTYMSFRWLDQPDAPVVHRVTADARDRCLAMLNRALIAETDEAAGAEPVRAAVLGLFSQLESELALATELGSLLLPGEVLRKLLARAEHCPIRARIIPSKLLARVPFELLAVDGDRRLIEVADLCYEPPAAIHVRRARIPEPWQAESTGRPVLYVIDPHVNEASGLQRILSHDEFQGSVTNTDLFVRRMANRATTRHSGVGEVISRRDLSSALQSGPRRFVYFGHASSTIDEPGSASLHLSDDAAEWGLAEVVNQAHRPLSALDLFLGTEYPHLGPRGAATLRHKARGHQLWPMPARVALIACESGVDFRSSETFGLVTAMFHAGAQVVTSTRWVLPSDAAFTMYAGITDIPGPTTELALAVDETHEQDDPVRALAEWQRHKLRIWQSDPGPATSPLTWATIVCNVCEPRRVRPSRQITRDRIDMVESLSWPMTKHHRAAADERFPDDDNAEGDADIDDSPRADVDDRFARWEQRWDELDARSEAANDSGDRQAIGSAYAVLADHLVDVGAAEDVIGLLLIAYDAYHGVDRGAAIRCLIAAGLVALDDGEYDEAQDLFEAANEESTQFQDSALMAITGNYLGVTAIQTGEYHVAESSLQAAMTILLPNNSKDLTDLLADIRINRANVDRLIGRRGRAELHLRTELEQVPPETLVAAKCAASLGFLYADNVQYADALALLEEARSAFENLGAADDATDCEIVPAHVRALNDDIDGAIRSTLDLRELLVADDRPDKVAYCDYNLANLYGLSHKFTDADDAYDRALRGLADTGQHHRIPYLLRNRSQRLLLEAKTHPQYQNALTQDALDISIVALIVLSHKRFQFPDARRRSDWSGAFAELLTTIFEMAFDFGGDDLVADLIESGINEGVYGHTHGVRPNGPIQYPMAAAPIVRRGGHRDVAITLGAAAALLTSAALPLTSPPPPHSSPTPTASCSATTAPTRRSPTPI; this is encoded by the coding sequence ATGACGACCGATGACACGCTGCTGATCCGGGCTTTTGATGCCGGTGACACATATATGTCGTTTCGGTGGCTGGACCAGCCCGATGCTCCGGTGGTACATCGGGTGACCGCGGATGCACGGGATCGGTGCCTGGCGATGCTGAATCGGGCGCTGATCGCCGAGACCGACGAGGCTGCCGGTGCGGAACCGGTACGGGCGGCGGTGTTGGGACTGTTCTCCCAGCTGGAAAGCGAATTGGCGCTTGCGACGGAACTGGGCAGTCTGCTGCTGCCGGGTGAGGTTCTCAGGAAGTTGCTTGCCAGGGCCGAGCATTGCCCGATTCGGGCTCGGATCATTCCGAGCAAGCTGCTGGCACGGGTGCCGTTCGAACTTCTCGCGGTCGACGGTGATCGGCGCCTCATCGAAGTCGCCGACCTGTGTTACGAGCCGCCGGCGGCTATCCATGTCCGGCGGGCGCGGATTCCCGAGCCGTGGCAGGCGGAATCGACCGGACGCCCCGTCCTGTACGTCATCGACCCGCATGTGAATGAGGCTTCCGGGCTACAGAGAATTCTGTCTCACGACGAATTCCAAGGTTCGGTAACAAACACCGATCTATTCGTCCGCAGGATGGCTAATCGTGCAACCACCAGGCATTCTGGCGTCGGCGAGGTGATCAGCCGGCGAGATCTGAGTTCGGCCCTGCAATCGGGTCCCCGGCGGTTCGTGTACTTCGGGCATGCGTCATCGACCATCGATGAACCGGGGTCGGCGTCACTTCATCTGTCCGACGATGCCGCCGAATGGGGACTGGCCGAAGTGGTCAACCAGGCCCACCGCCCACTGTCGGCACTGGACCTGTTCCTGGGAACCGAGTACCCGCACCTCGGGCCACGCGGCGCGGCAACACTTCGCCACAAGGCACGTGGTCATCAGTTGTGGCCGATGCCGGCGCGGGTCGCACTCATCGCTTGCGAAAGTGGCGTCGACTTCCGTAGTTCGGAGACGTTCGGCCTGGTCACGGCCATGTTCCATGCGGGTGCGCAGGTGGTTACCTCCACTCGGTGGGTGCTGCCGTCCGACGCCGCGTTCACGATGTACGCCGGCATCACCGACATCCCCGGACCTACTACGGAATTGGCGCTCGCGGTCGACGAAACACATGAGCAGGACGATCCGGTGCGCGCCCTTGCCGAGTGGCAGCGGCACAAACTACGGATTTGGCAATCGGATCCGGGTCCGGCCACCTCACCGCTGACGTGGGCCACCATCGTCTGCAACGTGTGCGAACCCCGTAGGGTGCGACCATCGCGGCAGATCACCCGTGATCGGATCGACATGGTCGAGTCGTTGAGTTGGCCGATGACGAAACATCATCGCGCCGCCGCTGACGAGCGGTTCCCCGATGATGACAATGCGGAGGGTGACGCCGACATCGACGATTCGCCGCGCGCCGATGTCGACGACAGGTTCGCTCGCTGGGAACAGCGTTGGGATGAGCTCGACGCCCGATCCGAAGCCGCCAACGACAGTGGTGATCGGCAAGCGATCGGCTCGGCGTATGCCGTCCTCGCCGACCACCTCGTCGACGTCGGTGCCGCCGAGGACGTCATCGGTCTCCTGCTGATCGCGTACGACGCATATCACGGTGTCGACCGGGGCGCGGCAATTCGCTGCCTGATCGCGGCGGGACTCGTCGCCCTCGATGACGGCGAATACGACGAGGCACAAGACCTGTTCGAAGCCGCCAACGAAGAATCCACACAGTTTCAGGACAGCGCACTGATGGCCATCACCGGCAACTACCTCGGCGTGACCGCGATCCAGACCGGTGAATACCATGTGGCCGAATCGTCCCTACAGGCGGCGATGACGATACTTCTCCCAAATAATTCGAAGGATCTGACCGATCTGCTCGCCGATATCCGTATCAACCGTGCCAACGTAGACCGGTTGATCGGCCGCCGGGGCCGTGCCGAACTCCATCTACGCACCGAACTCGAACAGGTACCACCAGAAACCCTGGTGGCCGCTAAATGCGCTGCATCCCTGGGGTTTCTGTACGCAGACAACGTACAATACGCCGATGCCCTAGCACTACTGGAGGAGGCCCGATCGGCTTTCGAGAATCTGGGCGCTGCCGACGACGCGACCGACTGCGAGATCGTCCCCGCCCACGTGCGGGCGCTGAACGATGACATCGACGGAGCCATCCGAAGCACACTGGACCTGCGCGAACTACTTGTCGCCGACGACCGACCAGACAAGGTCGCCTACTGCGACTACAACCTGGCGAACCTGTACGGACTCTCACACAAGTTCACGGACGCCGACGATGCGTACGACAGAGCGCTACGCGGACTGGCAGACACCGGGCAACACCACCGGATCCCGTATCTGCTCCGGAATCGCAGTCAACGGCTTCTGCTGGAGGCCAAGACCCACCCACAGTATCAGAACGCATTGACGCAGGATGCGCTCGATATTTCCATCGTGGCATTAATAGTTCTGTCCCATAAGCGCTTTCAGTTTCCCGATGCTCGCCGCCGCTCGGACTGGTCCGGCGCCTTCGCCGAACTGCTGACCACCATCTTCGAAATGGCGTTCGACTTCGGCGGTGACGACCTGGTCGCCGACCTCATCGAGTCCGGAATCAACGAGGGCGTGTACGGCCATACCCACGGTGTCCGCCCGAACGGACCGATTCAATACCCGATGGCCGCCGCACCGATCGTGCGGCGTGGTGGCCATCGGGACGTCGCAATCACGCTGGGCGCAGCCGCGGCCCTGCTCACCAGTGCCGCGCTGCCGCTCACCTCACCCCCCCCCCCGCACTCATCGCCGACACCGACCGCATCCTGTTCCGCCACCACCGCGCCCACGCGGCGATCACCGACCCCGATCTGA
- the cas6 gene encoding CRISPR system precrRNA processing endoribonuclease RAMP protein Cas6, whose translation MITHWAVPVGGIDARHVKDIHVHAVVTSWLGHDPLVPWTSATMVNIDGVDAIHVVGLSDRADQMLDSVAVATRPVRLGSQTGHFLTDPIPLETRSYEELFDCPVEAAHCVRFVTPTSVRDGNISSPFLEPSRLAKSAVKRWNKLVDNPTLLLDHRHAAGTWVSDLDGRNGIVTRHRITISGFVGRMRFVCPTKDSARLFSTVWAFAEHAGIGSYTTSGLGRILREPTWQPTNATTPPRSTEPAPVR comes from the coding sequence ATGATCACGCATTGGGCTGTTCCGGTTGGTGGCATCGACGCCAGGCATGTGAAAGACATCCATGTTCATGCGGTGGTCACATCGTGGCTCGGTCATGATCCGCTGGTTCCGTGGACGTCGGCGACGATGGTGAATATCGACGGTGTCGACGCCATTCACGTGGTCGGATTGTCCGACCGGGCAGATCAGATGCTCGACTCGGTTGCGGTGGCAACACGACCGGTGCGGCTGGGTTCACAGACCGGACATTTTCTGACCGACCCGATTCCGTTGGAAACGCGTAGTTACGAAGAACTTTTCGACTGTCCGGTGGAGGCCGCGCACTGTGTCCGTTTCGTGACACCCACATCGGTACGTGACGGGAATATTTCGTCGCCGTTCCTGGAACCTTCGCGGCTGGCGAAATCTGCGGTGAAGCGGTGGAACAAGCTCGTCGACAATCCGACGCTGCTGCTCGATCATAGACATGCCGCCGGGACGTGGGTCTCAGATCTGGACGGCCGTAACGGCATCGTCACACGACACCGTATCACCATCTCCGGCTTCGTAGGACGGATGCGATTCGTCTGCCCCACAAAGGATTCAGCACGACTGTTCAGTACCGTCTGGGCGTTCGCCGAACACGCCGGAATCGGCTCCTACACGACTTCCGGGCTTGGGAGGATTCTACGTGAACCTACCTGGCAGCCGACCAACGCTACTACGCCGCCGCGGTCGACGGAACCGGCGCCGGTGAGGTAG
- a CDS encoding RAMP superfamily CRISPR-associated protein, protein MSTTIFELDGVLRTQSPMHIGADADGNAVDMVQFVDGQGRITIPGTSLAGALRSAMGSDADDTGWGSGGRTGVHSLDGRASNITVFDAPARNSPTLILRTQVAIDRNLGTAADQYLYTRQLVPSGIDFDVRIIVETRAGYSAADALDDLTRIVHQLSSNGFSLGAATSQGLGEVKLLSCFTVKERSLTKDSIQAAVFGTMTRNISHANDDPIPAGTLRITVPWTPLGAVMSKVELDGGVVNACPLAEKGADGKIHMVIPGSSVKGMLRSHAERIARVAAGIKDIDEKFIDQMKDRRLACIGDLFGLAADEQRPELPGRRGVLTCREVRTAAGAEPSLWNAIRGAAADAMQGPAPATHNVQAGATHGANLLELANKVTDFNNACHEHGLWLDVISRNSIDRWTGGTADGRLFSTIEPHADWTPIVLDVDIARLRSRARDQPGLVDAALALVLFTLIDACSGLLSLGFGTTRGLGAFTVDPEQVAFANGSTASTEQPDPGLSPPGDHADGFNGKSLSDVLGDPGLLDTLSGSWTRIVTLSQETIDA, encoded by the coding sequence ATGAGCACCACTATCTTTGAACTCGACGGTGTGCTGCGCACACAGAGCCCGATGCACATCGGTGCCGACGCCGACGGCAATGCGGTTGATATGGTCCAGTTCGTCGATGGCCAGGGCCGGATCACCATTCCGGGTACCTCTCTTGCGGGAGCATTGCGGTCGGCGATGGGTTCCGACGCCGACGACACCGGGTGGGGCTCCGGGGGTCGAACCGGTGTCCATTCTCTCGACGGCCGGGCCAGCAACATCACCGTGTTCGACGCACCCGCCCGAAACTCTCCGACGCTGATACTGCGCACTCAGGTGGCAATCGACCGCAACCTCGGTACTGCTGCCGATCAGTATCTGTACACCCGCCAGTTGGTTCCGTCAGGCATCGACTTCGATGTACGAATCATCGTCGAAACCCGGGCCGGGTACTCCGCGGCCGACGCGTTGGACGATCTAACCCGGATAGTGCACCAGTTGTCGAGCAACGGATTCAGCCTCGGGGCGGCGACGTCTCAGGGCCTGGGTGAGGTGAAATTGCTGTCCTGCTTCACAGTCAAGGAACGTTCGCTGACCAAGGATTCGATCCAAGCGGCGGTCTTCGGGACGATGACCCGGAATATCTCGCACGCCAATGACGACCCGATTCCGGCGGGCACCTTACGGATCACCGTACCGTGGACTCCGCTGGGCGCGGTAATGAGCAAGGTGGAACTCGACGGAGGTGTCGTCAACGCATGTCCCCTCGCCGAGAAGGGTGCCGACGGCAAGATCCACATGGTTATTCCGGGTTCATCGGTCAAGGGAATGCTGCGGTCACACGCCGAGCGAATTGCCCGAGTCGCGGCCGGCATCAAGGATATCGATGAAAAGTTCATTGACCAGATGAAGGACCGTAGGCTTGCATGCATCGGCGACCTGTTCGGTCTGGCCGCTGATGAGCAAAGACCCGAGCTGCCCGGCCGGCGGGGGGTTCTCACCTGCCGGGAGGTTCGGACTGCCGCCGGTGCCGAGCCGTCTCTGTGGAACGCGATCCGCGGTGCCGCTGCCGACGCCATGCAAGGTCCGGCACCTGCCACACACAACGTGCAGGCCGGGGCCACCCATGGCGCCAACCTCCTTGAACTCGCCAACAAGGTCACCGACTTCAACAACGCCTGTCACGAACACGGTCTATGGCTGGACGTCATATCGCGAAACAGTATCGATCGTTGGACGGGTGGCACCGCCGACGGACGACTCTTCTCTACCATTGAACCTCACGCCGACTGGACACCGATCGTCCTCGACGTGGACATCGCACGCCTCCGGAGTCGCGCACGCGATCAGCCGGGCCTGGTTGATGCGGCACTCGCATTGGTTCTCTTCACCCTCATCGACGCCTGCTCGGGTCTGCTCTCCCTCGGATTCGGAACGACCCGGGGACTCGGCGCGTTCACCGTTGACCCCGAACAGGTCGCGTTCGCGAACGGCAGCACCGCGTCGACCGAACAACCCGATCCCGGCCTGTCGCCACCGGGAGACCACGCGGACGGCTTCAATGGAAAATCGCTCAGCGACGTGCTCGGTGATCCGGGACTCCTGGATACCTTGTCGGGGTCCTGGACCCGCATAGTCACACTATCGCAGGAGACTATCGATGCCTGA
- the csx19 gene encoding type III-D CRISPR-associated protein Csx19, translating to MPESAKRLTITEHPGLTAEESAGLLAADGAVGFIYSPRAARFVKHRDGGWRMARHTSRSHSTFIESTADFTDVFELCCFTADSEVRWAQHREGRGTAYVRTEATSESGPAPFGQPSVHMIWGQVNAAREVPEGWTSTESGRVGPVLVPVATNTASCDHLYILSQEYSDTDDQGNVFVCDVRYIGLSATISDGGNTHG from the coding sequence ATGCCTGAATCCGCCAAGCGCCTCACGATCACCGAACATCCGGGGCTCACTGCCGAGGAGTCCGCCGGTCTCTTGGCCGCCGATGGCGCCGTAGGCTTCATCTACTCACCCCGGGCGGCGCGGTTCGTGAAGCACCGGGACGGCGGTTGGCGGATGGCACGCCACACGTCCCGGTCGCATTCCACGTTCATAGAGTCGACCGCCGATTTCACAGACGTCTTCGAACTGTGTTGTTTCACCGCCGACAGCGAAGTCAGATGGGCACAGCACCGTGAGGGCAGGGGCACCGCGTATGTGCGTACCGAAGCGACCTCCGAATCGGGACCTGCCCCGTTCGGTCAACCGTCTGTGCACATGATCTGGGGGCAGGTGAATGCCGCCCGGGAAGTTCCCGAGGGCTGGACCAGCACCGAAAGTGGCCGGGTCGGGCCAGTTCTCGTTCCGGTCGCTACCAATACCGCATCATGTGACCACCTGTACATCCTGTCCCAGGAGTACAGCGATACTGACGACCAGGGGAACGTCTTTGTCTGCGATGTCCGGTACATCGGACTTTCCGCAACGATCAGCGACGGAGGAAACACCCATGGTTGA
- the cas2 gene encoding CRISPR-associated endonuclease Cas2, which yields MAVTVLVAYDVTQDRRRARLAALLQSWGDRIQYSVFICRIGTEQLGPLTDEITRIVDLDEDSIFIVRQCKTCWSDIATLGQGEPPRTDLCWEAF from the coding sequence GTGGCGGTAACCGTTCTCGTCGCCTACGATGTCACCCAGGACCGGCGACGCGCCCGACTCGCCGCACTCCTCCAATCGTGGGGTGACCGCATCCAGTACTCGGTGTTCATCTGCCGGATCGGCACCGAACAACTCGGTCCCCTCACCGACGAAATCACCCGCATCGTCGACCTCGACGAAGACTCCATCTTCATCGTCCGCCAATGCAAAACGTGCTGGTCAGACATCGCCACACTCGGTCAAGGCGAACCCCCACGAACCGACCTCTGCTGGGAGGCGTTCTGA